The DNA sequence CCGCATCCACGTCGTCTCCGGCGTGGTCGACGGCGCGGTGTCCACCAAGGCCGCCAAGAACCTGTTCGGCAAGATCTCCGAGCGCAAGAACGTGCTCCTGGTCGCCGACCGGTCCGACGAGGCCGCGTGGCTGTCCGCCCGCAACCTGCCCCAGGTGCACATCCTGGAGCCGGGCCAGCTGAACACGTACGACGTGCTCGTCTCCGACGACGTGGTCTTCACCCAGGCCGCTTTCGAGTCCTTCGTGTCTGGCCCCAAGGCCGCTGAAGGGAGCGAAGCCTGATGACTGAGGCCGTCGTCACCAGCAAGACGTTCTCGGACCCGCGTGACCTCCTGGTCAAGCCGGTCGTCTCCGAGAAGAGCTACGCGCTGCTGGACGAGAACAAGTACACGTTCATCGTCGACCCGCGCGCCAACAAGACCCAGATCAAGCAGGCCGTCGAGGCGGTCTTCTCGGTCAAGGTCACCGGGGTCAACACGATCAACCGTCAGGGTAAGCGCAAGCGCACCAAGACCGGTTTCGGCAAGCGCGCCAACACCAAGCGCGCCATCGTGACCCTCGCCGAGGGCGACCGTATCGACATCTTCGGCGGCCCGGTCTCCTAACGGAGTCCGAGTCGTCCGGAATCGGACGAGGACTGAGAAATGGGTATCCGCAAGTACAAGCCGACGACCCCGGGCCGTCGTGGCTCCAGCGTCGCCGACTTTGTCGAGATCACGCGGTCCACGCCGGAGAAGTCGCTGGTCCGCCCGCTGCACAGCAAGGGCGGCCGTAACAACGCCGGTCGTGTGACCGTCCGCCACCAGGGCGGTGGCCACAAGCGCGCCTACCGTGTGATCGACTTCCGTCGTCACGACAAGGACGGCGTGCCGGCCAAGGTCGCTCACATCGAGTACGACCCCAACCGCACCGCGCGCATCGCGCTGCTCCACTACGTGGACGGCGAGAAGCGCTACATCATCGCGCCGCGCGGCCTCGGCCAGGGCGACCGTATTGAGAACGGCCCCGGGGCCGACATCAAGCCGGGCAACAACCTGCCGCTGCGCAACATCCCGGTCGGTACGACCATCCACGCCATCGAGCTGCGTCCCGGTGGCGGTGCGAAGATCGCCCGCTCCGCCGGTTCCTCCGTGCAGCTGCTGGCGAAGGAGGGCACGATGGCCCACCTTCGTATGCCGTCCGGTGAGATCCGCCTGGTCGACGTCCGCTGCCGCGCCACCGTCGGCGAGGTCGGCAACGCCGAGCAGTCGAACATCAACTGGGGCAAGGCCGGCCGCATGCGCTGGAAGGGCGTCCGCCCGACCGTCCGCGGTGTCGCGATGAACCCGGTCGACCACCCGCACGGTGGTGGTGAGGGCAAGACCTCCGGTGGTCGCCACCCGGTCTCCCCGTGGGGTCAGAAGGAGGGTCGTACTCGTTCTCCCAAGAAGGCGAGCAACAAGTACATCGTCCGCCGCCGCAAGACGAACAAGAAGCGCTAGGAGCGGGTTTAGATGCCGCGTAGTCTCAAGAAGGGACCCTTCGTCGACGGCCACCTCATCAAGAAGGTGGACGCCCAGAACGAAGCTGGTACCAAGAACGTCATCAAGACCTGGTCCCGCCGCTCCATGATCGTGCCGGCCATGCTCGGCCACACGCTGGCGGTGCACAACGGCAAGACCCACGTCCCGGTGTTCGTCACCGAGTCGATGGTCGGCCACAAGCTCGGCGAGTTCTCGCCGACCCGCACCTTCCGCGGCCACGTCAAGGACGACCGGAAGTCGAAGCGCCGCTAACGCGGGGTGTGAACGACTATGACTGACACCGAAGGGACAACCATGGAAGCCAGGGCCCAGGCGCGGTACATCCGCGTCACGCCCATGAAGGCCCGCCGCGTGGTGGACCTCATCCGTGGCATGGACGCCACGGAGGCTCAGGCGGTCCTGCGTTTCGCCCCGCAGGCCGCGAGCGTGCCGGTCGGCAAGGTGCTGGACAGCGCCATTGCCAACGCCGCGCACAACTACGACCACTCTGACGTCGACAGCCTCTACATCTCCGAGGCCTACGTCGACGAGGGCCCGACCCTGAAGCGGTTCCGTCCGCGCGCCCAGGGCCGCGCCTACCGGATCCGCAAGCGGACCAGCCACATCACCGTGGTCGTCAGCAGCAAGGAAGGAACCCGGTAATGGGCCAGAAGGTTAACCCGCACGGGTTCCGCCTCGGCATCACCACGGACTTCAAGTCCCGCTGGTACGCCGACAAGCTGTACAAGGACTACGTCAAGGAAGACGTCGCCATTCGTCGCATGATGACGAAGGGCATGGAGCGCGCCGGTATCTCGAAGGTTGAGATCGAGCGCACCCGCGACCGCGTCCGCGTCGACATCCACACCGCCCGCCCGGGCATCGTCATCGGCCGCCGCGGCGCCGAGGCCGACCGCATCCGTGGCGAGCTGGAGAAGCTGACCGGCAAGCAGGTCCAGCTGAACATCCTCGAGGTCAAGAACCCCGAGGTGGACGCTCAGCTGGTGGCCCAGGCCGTCGCCGAGCAGCTGTCCTCCCGCGTCTCCTTCCGTCGCGCCATGCGCAAGAGCATGCAGTCGACGATGAAGGCCGGCGCCAAGGGCATCAAGATCCAGTGCGGTGGCCGTCTCGGCGGCGCCGAGATGTCCCGCTCGGAGTTCTACCGCGAGGGCCGTGTGCCCCTGCACACGCTCCGCGCCAACGTCGACTACGGCTTCTTCGAGGCCAAGACCACCTTCGGCCGCATCGGCGTGAAGGTCTGGATCTACAAGGGCGACGTCAAGAACATCGCCGAGGTCCGCGCCGAGAACGCCGCCGCCCGTGCGGGCAACCGCCCGTCCCGTGGCGCCGGCGACCGTCCGGCCCGTGGTGGCCGCGGCGGCGAGCGTGGCGGCCGCGGCCGCAAGCCGCAGCAGGCTGCCGAGGCCCCCAAGGCCGAGGCCACCGCTGCTCCGGCTGAGTCCACCGGAACGGAGGCCTGACCGACATGCTGATCCCTCGCAGGGTCAAGCACCGCAAGCAGCACCACCCCAAGCGGAACGGCATGGCCAAGGGTGGCACCGAGCTGGCGTTCGGTGAGTACGGCATCCAGGCCCTGACCCCGGCCTATGTGACGAACCGGCAGATCGAGTCCGCTCGTATCGCCATGACCCGTCACATCAAGCGTGGCGGCAAGGTGTGGATCAACATCTACCCGGACCGTCCGCTGACGAAGAAGCCGGCCGAGACCCGCATGGGTTCCGGTAAGGGTTCTCCGGAGTGGTGGATCGCGAACGTCAAGCCCGGTCGGGTGATGTTCGAGCTGTCTTTCCCGAACGAAAAGGTCGCTCGTGAGGCGCTGACCCGCGCCGCTCACAAGCTTCCGATGAAGTGCCGCATTGTTCGGCGCGAGGCAGGTGAGTCGTGATGGCCGCTGGTATCAAGGCGACCGAGCTGCGTGAGCTGAACGACGAGGACCTCGTCGCGAAGCTCCGTGAGGCCAAGGAAGAGCTGTTCAACCTCCGCTTCCAGGCGGCGACCGGGCAGCTTGAGAACCACGGTCGGCTCAAGTCCGTCCGTAAGGACATCGCCCGGATCTACACCCTGATGCGGGAGCGCGAGCTCGGCATCGAGACGGTGGAGAGCGCCTGATGAGCGAGAAGAACATGACTGAGACGAACGAGCGCGGTTTCCGCAAGACCCGTGAGGGCCTCGTCGTCAGCGACAAGATGGACAAGACCGTCGTCGTCGCTGTCGAGGACCGCGTCAAGCACGCGCTGTACGGCAAGGTCATCCGCCGTACCAACAAGCTCAAGGCGCACGACGAGCAGAACGCCGCGGGTGTCGGCGACCGCGTCCTCCTGATGGAGACCCGGCCGCTGTCCGCGACGAAGCGCTGGCGCGTCGTCGAGATCCTCGAGAAGGCCAAGTAATCACCTGAGGGCATTAGCCCCCAGGTAAGTTCCGCCAGGCTCGGCGTGGGGCCTCATCCGTGAGGCCCCCGCCGGGAACCGGCAGACGATCAGGAGATAGACGTGATCCAGCAGGAGTCGCGACTTCGCGTCGCCGACAACACTGGTGCCAAGGAGATCCTTTGCATCCGTGTTCTCGGTGGCTCGGGTCGCCGCTACGCGGGCATCGGTGACGTCATCGTCGCCACCGTCAAGGACGCGATCCCCGGTGGCAACGTGAAGAAGGGCGACGTCGTCAAGGCCGTCGTCGTTCGCACCGTCAAGGAGCGCCGCCGTCCGGACGGCTCGTACATCCGCTTCGACGAGAACGCGGCCGTCATCCTCAAGAACGACGGTGACCCCCGCGGCACCCGTATCTTCGGCCCCGTGGGCCGAGAGCTGCGCGAGAAGAAGTTCATGAAGATCGTCTCGCTCGCGCCGGAGGTGCTGTAAGCATGAAGATCAAGAAGGGCGACCTGGTTCAGGTCATCACCGGCAAGGACAAGGGCAAGACGGGCAAGGTCATCCAGGCCATGCCCGCCGACGACCGCGTCCTGGTCGAGGGTGTCAACCGGGTCAAGAAGCACACCAAGGCCGGCCAGACCGCCCGTGGTTCGAAGACCGGCGGCATCGTCACGACCGAGGCCCCCATCCACGTGAGCAACGTTCAGCTCGTCGTGGAGAAGGACGGCAAGAAGGTCGTCACCCGCGTCGGCTACCGCTTCGACGAGGACGGCAACAAGATCCGCGTTGCCAAGCGGACCGGTGAGGACATCTGATGACTGCCACCACCAACGCACCGCGCCTCAAGCAGCGCTACCGCGAAGAGATCATCGGCAAGCTGCGTGAGGAGTTCTCGTACGAGAACGTCATGCAGGTCCCCGGCCTGACCAAGATCGTGGTCAACATGGGTGTGGGCGACGCCGCCCGCGACTCCAAGCTGATCGAGGGCGCCATCCGCGACCTCACCACGATCACCGGCCAGAAGCCCGCCGTGACCAAGGCCCGCAAGTCCATCGCGCAGTTCAAGCTGCGTGAGGGCCAGCCGATCGGTGCCCACGTCACCCTCCGCGGCGACCGCATGTGGGAGTTCCTGGACCGCACCCTGTCGCTGGCGCTCCCGCGCATCCGCGACTTCCGTGGTCTGTCCCCGAAGCAGTTCGACGGCCGGGGCAACTACACCTTCGGTCTCACGGAGCAGGTCATGTTCCACGAGATCGACCAGGACAAGATCGACCGCGTCCGGGGTATGGACATCACCGTGGTCACCACGGCGACCAACGACGACGAGGGCCGCGCCCTCCTTCGTCACCTCGGCTTCCCCTTCAAGGAGGCGTGACCGAGATGGCGAAGAAGTCTCTGATCGCGAAGGCCGCGCGCAAGCCGAAGTTCTCGGTCCGCGCGTACACCCGCTGCAACCGCTGCGGCCGGCCGCACTCCGTTTACCGCAAGTTCGGCCTCTGCCGCGTGTGCCTTCGTGAGATGGCTCACCGTGGCGAGCTGCCGGGCGTGACCAAGAGCTCCTGGTAATCACCCACTTGGGTAACCAGGGCTCTCGGTAAGCCAATGGACGGCGGGTACCCGCCCCCGGCTCTCCCGTAGAGTTGAGGGGTTGGGCGCCCGCCGCCCATGACCGCACGTGTCCCGCACCTCTGTGCGGGCCGCATAACGTCGCTTACTACGCCGTAGGTCCCCGCACCGCACCCGCTCCGACAAGCTCGGGGAGAGGGATGGCGCAGATAGGAAACCCCGGCGAGAGAGGCCGAAGGCCAAACATGACCATGACCGATCCGATCGCAGACATGCTGACCCGTCTGCGGAACGCGAACTCGGCTTACCACGACACCGTGGCCATGCCCCACAGCAAGATCAAGGCGCACATCGCCGAGATCCTGCAGCAGGAGGGCTACATCACCGGCTGGAAGGTCGAGGACGCCGAGGTCGGCAAGTCCCTGATCCTCGAGCTGAAGTTCGGCCCGAACCGTGAGCGCTCCATCGCGGGCATCAAGCGGATCTCGAAGCCGGGCCTGCGGGTCTACGCAAAGTCCACCAACCTGCCGAAGGTCCTCGGCGGCCTGGGCGTGGCGATCATCTCCACGTCCCACGGTCTCCTGACCGGCCAGCAGGCCAGCAAGAAGGGCGTGGGTGGGGAAGTCCTCGCCTACGTCTGGTAACCCGGGAACGGAGGAATAGCTAATGTCGCGTATTGGCAAGCTGCCCATCCAGGTTCCCGCTGGTGTGGACGTCACCATCGATGGCCGTGACGTGCAGGTGAAGGGTCCCAAGGGCACCCTGAACCTGACGCTGTCGGCGCCCATCGTTATCGCTAAGGGCGAGGACGGCGTGCTCAACGTCATCCGCCCGAACGACGAGCGTCAGAACAAGGCCCTGCACGGTCTGTCGCGCACGCTGGTGGCGAACATGATCACCGGCGTGACCCAGGGCTACAGCAAGAAGCTCGAGATCAGCGGTGTCGGTTACCGCGTCCAGGCGAAGGGCTCCAACCTGGAGTTCGCCCTGGGCTACAGCCACCCGATCCTGGTCGAGGCGCCCGAGGGCATCACCTTCAAGGTGGAGTCCCCGACCAAGCTGACGGTCGAGGGCATCGACAAGCAGAAGGTCGGCGAGGTCGCCGCGAACATCCGCAAGCTGCGGAAGCCCGACCCGTACAAGGCCAAGGGCGTCAAGTACGAGGGCGAAGTCATCCGCCGCAAGGTCGGAAAGGCGGGTAAGTAAGCCATGGCATACGGTGTGAAGATCGCTAAGGGCGACGCCTACAAGCGCGCCGCCGCGAAGCGCCGCCACATCCGCATCCGCAAGCGGATCTCCGGTACGGCCGAGCGCCCCCGCCTGGTCGTCACGCGCTCCAACCGTGGCATCACCGCCCAGGTCATCGACGACATCAAGGGTCACACCCTGGCGTCGGCGTCGACCCTGGACGCGTCGATCCGCGGTGGCGAGGGTGACAAGAGCGCCCAGGCCAAGAAGGTTGGCGCCCTGGTCGCCGAGCGTGCCAAGGCCGCCGGTGTCGAGGCCGTCGTGTTCGACCGCGGTGGCAACCAGTACGCCGGGCGCATTGCCGCTCTGGCGGACGCCGCCCGCGAAGCCGGGCTGAAGTTCTAAGCCCCGGTTCCGGAGCTAGCGGACGTAACAGAGAGAGGTAATTCCAATGGCTGGACCCCAGCGCCGCGGAAGCGGTGCCGGTGGCGGCGAGCGGCGGGACCGGAAGGGTCGCGACGGTGGCGCTGCCGCCGAGAAGACCGCGTACGTTGAGCGCGTAGTCGCGATCAACCGCGTCGCCAAGGTTGTCAAGGGTGGTCGCCGCTTCAGCTTCACCGCGCTGGTCGTGGTGGGCGACGGTGACGGCACGGTCGGTGTCGGTTACGGCAAGGCCAAGGAAGTTCCGGCTGCCATCGCCAAGGGCGTGGAAGAGGCCAAGAAGAACTTCTTCAAGGTCCCCCGTATCCAGGGCACCGTGCCGCACCCGATCCAGGGCGAGAAGGCGGCCGGCGTCGTCATGCTCAAGCCCGCGTCCCCCGGTACCGGTGTTATCGCCGGTGGCCCGGTGCGCGCGGTGCTCGAGTGCGCCGGCATCCACGACATCCTGTCGAAGTCGCTCGGTTCGTCGAACCCGATCAACATCGTGCACGCCACGGTGGAGGCCCTCAAGGGACTGCAGCGTCCCGAGGAGATCGCCGCCCGTCGTGGTCTGCCGCTCGAGGACGTCGCGCCCGCCGCCCTGCTGCGTGCGCGTGCGGGGGCGGGTGCGTAATGGCTCGTCTCAAGGTCACGCAGACCAAGTCCTACATCGGCAGCAAGCAGAACCACCGCGACACCCTGCGCTCGCTTGGTCTCAAGAAGATCAACGACGTGGTTGTCAAGGAAGACCGTCCCGAGATCCGCGGCATGGTGCACACCGTCCGCCACCTCGTCACGGTCGAGGAGGTCGACTGACATGGCGGAGCAGAACCCGCTGAAGGTCCACAACCTCCGTCCGGCCCCCGGCGCCAAGACCGCCAAGACCCGTGTGGGTCGTGGTGAGGCGTCGAAGGGTAAGACGGCCGGCCGTGGTACCAAGGGCACCAAGGCCCGTTACCAGGTTCCGGAGCGCTTCGAGGGTGGGCAGATGCCCCTCCACATGCGCCTCCCGAAGCTGAAGGGCTTCAAGAACCCCGCCCACAAGCAGTTCCAGGTCGTGAACCTGGACAAGCTGGCCGCGCTCTACCCGCAGGGTGGCGAGGTCACGGTGGCCGACCTGGTCGCCAAGGGCGCGGTGCGCAAGAACGAGCTCGTCAAGGTCCTGGGCCAGGGCGAGATCTCCGTGGCGATCCAGGTGACGGTCGACGCCGTCTCCGGTTCCGCCAAGGAGAAGATCGCCGCCGCCGGCGGCACCGTCACCGAACTCATCTGAGTTCGTTGACCCGACAACCGGGGATGTCCCATAGGGGCATCCCCGGTTGGTCGTTCCTAGCCGGGCACGGTCGCCGGTAAGGTGGCGTGGACTGTTGCTGTACCCATGGGGGGAATCACCCCCGGGTCGTGCGGACTGTGCCCGTACGGCCGACTGATATGTATTCGTCGATCCTCAAGACCGTTACCTCTCACGTGGGTGCGTGAGAGGCGCAGGAGGCACCGTGCTCACCGCGTTCGCCCGGGCGTTCAAGACGCCCGACCTGCGCAAGAAGCTGCTGTTCACGCTGGGCATCATGGTGCTCTACCGGCTCGGGTCGCAGGTCCCGATCCCGGGGGTCAACTACCAGAACGTCCAGACGTGTGTCGACCAGGCCAAGAGTGGTCAGGGCCTGTTCGGCCTCGTGAACATGTTCAGTGGTGGCGCGCTGCTGCAGATCACGATCTTCGCGCTGGGGGTCATGCCGTACATCACGGCGAGCATCATCCTGCAGCTGCTCACGGTCGTGATCCCCCGGTTGGAAGCCCTCAAGAAGGAAGGGCAGTCCGGCCAAGCCAAGATCACGCAGTACACGCGTTATCTGACCATCGCGCTCGCCGTGCTCCAGGGCACCGGTCTCGTCGCCGTCGCGCGCAACGGCGCGCTCTTCGGCAACTGCCCGGTCGCTTCCGACATCGTGCCCAACCACTCGATCTTCACGACCATCACGATGGTCGTCACCATGACCGCGGGCACCGCGCTGATCATGTGGCTCGGTGAGCTCGTCACCGACCGCGGCATCGGCAACGGCATGTCGATCCTGATGTTCACCTCGATCGCCGCGCAGTTCCCGAGCGCGCTGTGGGCGATCAAGCTCCAGGGCAAGCTGATGGGCGGCTGGCTGGAGTTCGGCCTCGTCATCCTCTGCGGCCTGGCCATGGTCGGCCTGGTGGTCTTCGTCGAGCAGGCGCAGCGGCGCGTGCCCGTGCAGTACGCGAAGCGCATGATCGGCCGGCGCTCGTACGGCGGGACGTCGACCTACATCCCGCTCAAGGTGAACCAGGCGGGCGTCATCCCCGTGATTTTCGCCTCGTCCCTGCTCTACATCCCGGCGCTGCTGGTGCAGTTCACCGACTCCAAGGACTCGGGCTGGGCGCAGTGGATCCAGGCCAACCTGGTCAAGGGCGACCACCCGATCTACATGGTCACTTACTTCCTGCTGATCGTTTTCTTCGCCTTCTTCTACGTCGCCATCTCCTTCAACCCCGAAGAAGTTGCAGACAACATGAAGAAGTATGGTGGGTTCATCCCGGGCATCCGGGCGGGACGTCCCACCGCGGAGTACCTGAGCTACGTGCTGAACCGCATCACGTGGCCGGGCTCTCTCTACCTGGGCGTGATCGCCCTGGTGCCCACCGTGGCGCTGGTCACACTCAACGCGAACCAGAACTTCCCATTCGGGGGAACCAGCATCCTGATCATCGTGGGTGTCGGTCTGGAGACGGTGAAGCAGATCGAGAGCCAGCTTCAGCAGCGCAACTACGAAGGGTTCCTCCGCTGATGCGAATCGTCCTCGTCGGGCCGCCCGGCGCCGGCAAGGGTACGCAGGCCGCGTACCTCGCCAAGAATCTCGCGATCCCGCACATCTCGACGGGCGACCTCTTCCGGGCGAACATCAGCCAGGGCACCCCGCTGGGCGTCCAGGCCCAGGAGTACATGCGCGCCGGCCAGCTGGTCCCGGACTCGGTGACCATCGGCATGGCCGAGGACAGGATGGACCAGGACGACGCCTCCGGCGGCTTCCTGCTGGACGGCTTCCCGCGCAACATCGGCCAGGCCGAGGCGCTGGACGCCTACCTGAACGGCAAGGGCCTGACGCTGGACGCCGTCCTGGACCTGGAGGTCCCCGAGGACGAGGTGGTCAAGCGGATCGCCGGCCGCCGGATCTGCCGCGCGGACAGCAGCCACGTCTTCCACGTGATCTACAACCGCTCGGAGACCGAGGGCGTCTGCGACGTCTGCGGCGGCGAGCTCTACCAGCGCGACGACGACCGTGAGGACACGGTCCGCAAGCGGCTGGAGGTCTACCACAGCGAGACCGAGCCGATCATCGACTACTACAAGGCCCAGGGCCTGGTGGTGACGATCTCCGCGCTCGGCAAGGTCGCCGAGGTGACCCAGCGGGCCATGGAGGCGCTCCCCGCACGGGACGGCGCCTGAGCCACCGGTGGTGTACGGCCGCGATGCCCTTCGGGGGATCGCGGCCGTAGTGTTGTTTGAACCAGTTTTGCGCGCGGTCCTGCGCGCGTTCTGTCGAAATATGTCGTCGAGCCGAGGAAGGCCCCCATGGCGGTAGAGATCAAGACCCCGGACCAGATCGCGAAGATGCGCGAGGCGGGGCTGGTCGTCGCCGCCATTCACGCCGCCACAGCTGCGGCGGCCGTTCCCGGCGCGACCACCAAGGACCTCGACGACGTCGCCCGCAAGGTGCTGGCCGAGCACGGCGCCAAGTCGAACTTCCTCGGCTACGGCGGCTTCCCCGCGACGATCTGCACCTCGGTGAACGAGGTCGTCGTGCACGGCATCCCGAGCGCGGAGACCGTCCTGAAGGACGGCGACATCATCTCCATCGACGCCGGCGCCATCGTCGACGGCTGGCACGGCGACGCGGCCTTCACCGCCTTCGTGGGCGGCGGGCACGCGCCCGAGCTGGTGGAGCTCTCCCGGGTGACCGAGGAGTCCATGTGGGCCGGCATCGCGGCCGTGAAGAACGGCAACCGGCTGGTGGACGTCTCCCGGGCCATCGAGACGTACATCCGCCGCCAGCCGCGCCCGGCGACCGGCAAGTACGGGATCATCGAGGACTACGGCGGGCACGGCATCGGCTCCGAGATGCACATGGACCCCCACCTGCTGAACTACGTCTCCCGCAAGCGGGGCCGCAGCCCGAAGCTGGTCCCCGGCTTCTGCATCGCGATCGAGCCGATGGTGTCGCTGGGCACGCCGCGGACGCACGTCCTGGAGGACGAGTGGACGGTCCTCACCGACGACCTGACCTGGTCCTCGCACTGGGAGCACTCCGTCGCCCTGACGGAGGAGGGCCCGCTGGTGCTCACCGCCGTGGACGGCGGCAAGGCGAAGCTGGCGGAGCTGGGCGTGACGGCGGCGCCGGATCCGCTGGGCTGAATCGAGGGCCTGGCGGCCGCCACCGCCCCGTCCGCCGGTCGGAGGCCGGCGCAGCCGCTCGAAGCTTGTGAGGCGCCCTCGGCGCCGATCCCGCGAGGGCGGCGTTGTGAGGAGCCTGCGGCGGCAAGGCGAAGCTGGCGGAGCTGGGTGTGACGGCGGCGCCGGATCCGCTGGGCTGAATCGAGGGCCTGGCGGCCGCCACCGCCCCGTCCGCCGGTCGGAGGCCGGCGCAGCCGCTCGAAGCTTGTGAGGCGCCCTCGGCGCCGATCCCGCGAGGGCGGCGTTGTGAGGAGCCTGCGGCGGCAAGGCGAAGCTGGCGGAGCTGGGTGTGACGGCGGCGCCGGATCCGCTGGGCTGAGCGGGGCGCTGACGGCGGCCTGTGCGCCAGGCCCTGCCGGTCGGAGGCCGGGCGGGACGGTTCCGTCCCGCCGTCGAGCCGCCGCTTAAGGATCACTGCGGCTGGGCAAGCACCCCTGGATTAGTCTTTCCGGTTGCCCTGACGTAGACTGATGCGTCGGCTCTCGTGTATCCGCATGCCCGCGTTCGCGCGGGGGTACGAATCCCTGAGTCGATCAAGGTAGCCGATTCGAAAGGCGAAGCGTGGCCAAGAAGCAAGGTGCCATCGAGATTGAGGGCACCGTGATCGAGTCTCTGCCGAACGCCATGTTCAAGGTGGAGCTCCAGAACGGTCACAAGGTCCTCGCGCACATCAGCGGCA is a window from the Streptomyces mobaraensis genome containing:
- a CDS encoding type Z 30S ribosomal protein S14, with product MAKKSLIAKAARKPKFSVRAYTRCNRCGRPHSVYRKFGLCRVCLREMAHRGELPGVTKSSW
- the rplB gene encoding 50S ribosomal protein L2; protein product: MGIRKYKPTTPGRRGSSVADFVEITRSTPEKSLVRPLHSKGGRNNAGRVTVRHQGGGHKRAYRVIDFRRHDKDGVPAKVAHIEYDPNRTARIALLHYVDGEKRYIIAPRGLGQGDRIENGPGADIKPGNNLPLRNIPVGTTIHAIELRPGGGAKIARSAGSSVQLLAKEGTMAHLRMPSGEIRLVDVRCRATVGEVGNAEQSNINWGKAGRMRWKGVRPTVRGVAMNPVDHPHGGGEGKTSGGRHPVSPWGQKEGRTRSPKKASNKYIVRRRKTNKKR
- the rplV gene encoding 50S ribosomal protein L22, with the translated sequence MEARAQARYIRVTPMKARRVVDLIRGMDATEAQAVLRFAPQAASVPVGKVLDSAIANAAHNYDHSDVDSLYISEAYVDEGPTLKRFRPRAQGRAYRIRKRTSHITVVVSSKEGTR
- the rpsQ gene encoding 30S ribosomal protein S17, yielding MSEKNMTETNERGFRKTREGLVVSDKMDKTVVVAVEDRVKHALYGKVIRRTNKLKAHDEQNAAGVGDRVLLMETRPLSATKRWRVVEILEKAK
- the rpsH gene encoding 30S ribosomal protein S8 encodes the protein MTMTDPIADMLTRLRNANSAYHDTVAMPHSKIKAHIAEILQQEGYITGWKVEDAEVGKSLILELKFGPNRERSIAGIKRISKPGLRVYAKSTNLPKVLGGLGVAIISTSHGLLTGQQASKKGVGGEVLAYVW
- the rpmD gene encoding 50S ribosomal protein L30 codes for the protein MARLKVTQTKSYIGSKQNHRDTLRSLGLKKINDVVVKEDRPEIRGMVHTVRHLVTVEEVD
- the rplE gene encoding 50S ribosomal protein L5, giving the protein MTATTNAPRLKQRYREEIIGKLREEFSYENVMQVPGLTKIVVNMGVGDAARDSKLIEGAIRDLTTITGQKPAVTKARKSIAQFKLREGQPIGAHVTLRGDRMWEFLDRTLSLALPRIRDFRGLSPKQFDGRGNYTFGLTEQVMFHEIDQDKIDRVRGMDITVVTTATNDDEGRALLRHLGFPFKEA
- the rpsC gene encoding 30S ribosomal protein S3, whose product is MGQKVNPHGFRLGITTDFKSRWYADKLYKDYVKEDVAIRRMMTKGMERAGISKVEIERTRDRVRVDIHTARPGIVIGRRGAEADRIRGELEKLTGKQVQLNILEVKNPEVDAQLVAQAVAEQLSSRVSFRRAMRKSMQSTMKAGAKGIKIQCGGRLGGAEMSRSEFYREGRVPLHTLRANVDYGFFEAKTTFGRIGVKVWIYKGDVKNIAEVRAENAAARAGNRPSRGAGDRPARGGRGGERGGRGRKPQQAAEAPKAEATAAPAESTGTEA
- the rplW gene encoding 50S ribosomal protein L23 codes for the protein MTEAVVTSKTFSDPRDLLVKPVVSEKSYALLDENKYTFIVDPRANKTQIKQAVEAVFSVKVTGVNTINRQGKRKRTKTGFGKRANTKRAIVTLAEGDRIDIFGGPVS
- the rpsS gene encoding 30S ribosomal protein S19: MPRSLKKGPFVDGHLIKKVDAQNEAGTKNVIKTWSRRSMIVPAMLGHTLAVHNGKTHVPVFVTESMVGHKLGEFSPTRTFRGHVKDDRKSKRR
- the rplO gene encoding 50S ribosomal protein L15 — translated: MAEQNPLKVHNLRPAPGAKTAKTRVGRGEASKGKTAGRGTKGTKARYQVPERFEGGQMPLHMRLPKLKGFKNPAHKQFQVVNLDKLAALYPQGGEVTVADLVAKGAVRKNELVKVLGQGEISVAIQVTVDAVSGSAKEKIAAAGGTVTELI
- the rplF gene encoding 50S ribosomal protein L6, producing the protein MSRIGKLPIQVPAGVDVTIDGRDVQVKGPKGTLNLTLSAPIVIAKGEDGVLNVIRPNDERQNKALHGLSRTLVANMITGVTQGYSKKLEISGVGYRVQAKGSNLEFALGYSHPILVEAPEGITFKVESPTKLTVEGIDKQKVGEVAANIRKLRKPDPYKAKGVKYEGEVIRRKVGKAGK
- the rplN gene encoding 50S ribosomal protein L14 is translated as MIQQESRLRVADNTGAKEILCIRVLGGSGRRYAGIGDVIVATVKDAIPGGNVKKGDVVKAVVVRTVKERRRPDGSYIRFDENAAVILKNDGDPRGTRIFGPVGRELREKKFMKIVSLAPEVL
- the rplX gene encoding 50S ribosomal protein L24; translation: MKIKKGDLVQVITGKDKGKTGKVIQAMPADDRVLVEGVNRVKKHTKAGQTARGSKTGGIVTTEAPIHVSNVQLVVEKDGKKVVTRVGYRFDEDGNKIRVAKRTGEDI
- the rplR gene encoding 50S ribosomal protein L18, whose translation is MAYGVKIAKGDAYKRAAAKRRHIRIRKRISGTAERPRLVVTRSNRGITAQVIDDIKGHTLASASTLDASIRGGEGDKSAQAKKVGALVAERAKAAGVEAVVFDRGGNQYAGRIAALADAAREAGLKF
- the rplP gene encoding 50S ribosomal protein L16, with protein sequence MLIPRRVKHRKQHHPKRNGMAKGGTELAFGEYGIQALTPAYVTNRQIESARIAMTRHIKRGGKVWINIYPDRPLTKKPAETRMGSGKGSPEWWIANVKPGRVMFELSFPNEKVAREALTRAAHKLPMKCRIVRREAGES
- the rpsE gene encoding 30S ribosomal protein S5; its protein translation is MAGPQRRGSGAGGGERRDRKGRDGGAAAEKTAYVERVVAINRVAKVVKGGRRFSFTALVVVGDGDGTVGVGYGKAKEVPAAIAKGVEEAKKNFFKVPRIQGTVPHPIQGEKAAGVVMLKPASPGTGVIAGGPVRAVLECAGIHDILSKSLGSSNPINIVHATVEALKGLQRPEEIAARRGLPLEDVAPAALLRARAGAGA
- the rpmC gene encoding 50S ribosomal protein L29, coding for MAAGIKATELRELNDEDLVAKLREAKEELFNLRFQAATGQLENHGRLKSVRKDIARIYTLMRERELGIETVESA